The sequence AACAGCAGTTCTCATCAATGGTTTCCATAGTCAAGGAGATAATATGGCcaagtatacatatataccCACTAGAGCTTAATAGTGTTCTCTCTGTACTTGGTTGATTTACTGTAAAATCTGAAACAATTTTTAACTGTTGTTTCTGCAGAAAGCAAGTGCGAGGATTCATGAAGTGTTTTTCAGCAAGTTTTTTGTGGGCATTCTTCCAATGGTTTTACACTGGAAAAGAAGGATGTGGGTTCTCTCAGTTCCCCACCTTTGGACTGCAAGCTTGGAAGAAAACGTATGCATTTCATTAAATCTTAATTATTTGATTGAACTCAACATGTCATGTTATTAATGCATATTTgtgattgaaatttgaaaagttgTGTGTTTCTTGTaggtttttctttgattttagcTTGACTTATGTGGGGGCAGGGATGATCTGTTCACATCTGGTGAACTTGTCTCTGCTTCTTGGTGCTGTCCTCTCATATGGACTAATGTGGCCATTATTTGATCAGCTTAAAGGAGACTGGTTTCCTAGCAATTTAGAAGAAACAAGCATGAGGAGCATATATGGTTAcaaggtctctctctctctctatatctatctatctatctctctctctctctgaggcTTTCTTCGGGGTACGACATCTGGTTTCTCAATCCATGGTTTTCTCTGCAGGTCTTTCTATCAGTTGCTCTTATTCTTGGCGACGGGCTCTACAATTTCGTCAAGATAATGGGTATCACAGTCATTGGTCTTCGCAGcagaataagaaaaaagaagctcAACACAGGTGAAAATGCAGCTTTAGAATCATCATATCCTCCAAAGATATATGTTTTTCACCAAAATCTTCtaacaaaatttctttttctGCAGGACAAGAGGAGCAAAAGTCTGTTGAAGAGCTGAAGCAAAATGAAATCTTCCTGACAGAAAACATTCCGATGTGGATCGGAGTCATCGGATACGGTGTCTTCTCCCTCATGTCCATAATTCTAGTCCCAATCCTGTTTCCTCAGCTTAAATGGTACTATGTAGTGGTAGCTTATATTCTAGCTCCATCTCTAGCATTTTGCAATGCATTTGGAGCTGGTCTCACTGACATAAACACGGCCTATAACTATGGGAAAGTGGCTTTATTTGTGCTGGCGGCAATGACCGGGAAAGAAAAAGGCGTGGCGGCCGCGCTTGCTGGCTGTGGACTCATCCAATCTGTAGTTTCTGTGTCTTGCATTCTGATGCAAGATTTCAAAACAGCTCATTTCACTCGGACTTCACCTAGGGCAATGCTCTTGAGCCAAGTTATCGGAACGGGCCTCGGCTGCATAATAGCTCCTCTCAGCTTCTTCCTATTCTACAAGGCATTTGATGTGGGGAATCCAAACGGCGATTTCAAAGCTCCCTATGCATTGATATACAGAAACATGGCGATCCTAGGAGTTCAAGGGTTTTCAGCTCTGCCACAGCATTGTTTGCAGCTCTGCTGTGGATTCTTTGCTTTTGCAGTAGCCGTTAACCTGGTGCGAGACCTTTCGCCGAGGAAGATCGGGAAATGGATGCCGCTGCCGATGTGTATGGGAGTGCCCTTCCTGGTTGGGGCGTACTTCGCCATTGATATGTGTGTGGGGACTTTGGTTGTCTTTGTATGGCACAAACTCAACAGCAAGAGAGCTGACTTCATGGTTCCGGCAGTCGCTTCGGGATTAATATGCGGTGAAGGGCTATGGATACTTCCTGCTGCTGTTCTAGCCTTGTCCAAAGTAAAACCTCCAATATGCATGAATTTTTTCGCTACCTAGAGAAAACTCAACCAAATATTGTCTATGAGAACTGAATAAAGAGCATGAACTATATACATATGCATTTGGAATTACAGAAATATGACTGCATATTTTATTGCTCCCAGTTGTCCTCTCTCCCATTCCCTTTTTCTACTTCACCTGTTGTAGAAGCTATGATACCTGGACTCGGGTACAGGTGTCGGGTATAGTTACATATCCATATGTCCGATTCTTCAAATTGAAAGCTGCCATAGAAGGAGGAAAGGTAAAGTGAAGAGTTCGGATATGATAGTGTAGAAATATCTCAAAGAATGAGTAATTCACGACCAGTCTCCATAAGATGACTAGAGAATGAGAAGAATCTCAAATCTCAAAAGGAAAGATTAACAATCTAGTCTGTATAGCAAGATAGAAGAAAAACATAGAAGTTACTTGCGCAGCCGCCGTTCATGGAtcaaatttagtgttcttggcatcAAATGGTCATCCTGCCTTGTCTCACCGCGAATTATCAACCATCCCAGAAAGGACACAAGTTCTAGTGGTCAGACCAGCATAAAAATATACACCAGATGCAAATGTCAGACTACATGCAATGAGATGCATAAATGTATAGTCGTTCAAGTGAAGCTTGGCCTTGAttgcaagttagaatgctataA is a genomic window of Tripterygium wilfordii isolate XIE 37 chromosome 16, ASM1340144v1, whole genome shotgun sequence containing:
- the LOC119980896 gene encoding metal-nicotianamine transporter YSL1-like, with the protein product MSFMDQEEMKEKKEIQREDHELEETELEVHESLETSKRAVVVQPWTKQITVRGFILSIALGAMYSVIAMKLNLTSGLVPNLNMSAALLAFLFMQSWTKMLQKAGFVARPFTRQENTMIQTCTVACYSITVGGGFGAYLLGLNRKTFELSGGATTVGNSPSSIKEPGLGWMTGFVFLVCFVGLFVLIPLRKIMIVDLKLTYPSGLATAVLINGFHSQGDNMAKKQVRGFMKCFSASFLWAFFQWFYTGKEGCGFSQFPTFGLQAWKKTFFFDFSLTYVGAGMICSHLVNLSLLLGAVLSYGLMWPLFDQLKGDWFPSNLEETSMRSIYGYKVFLSVALILGDGLYNFVKIMGITVIGLRSRIRKKKLNTGQEEQKSVEELKQNEIFLTENIPMWIGVIGYGVFSLMSIILVPILFPQLKWYYVVVAYILAPSLAFCNAFGAGLTDINTAYNYGKVALFVLAAMTGKEKGVAAALAGCGLIQSVVSVSCILMQDFKTAHFTRTSPRAMLLSQVIGTGLGCIIAPLSFFLFYKAFDVGNPNGDFKAPYALIYRNMAILGVQGFSALPQHCLQLCCGFFAFAVAVNLVRDLSPRKIGKWMPLPMCMGVPFLVGAYFAIDMCVGTLVVFVWHKLNSKRADFMVPAVASGLICGEGLWILPAAVLALSKVKPPICMNFFAT